Proteins encoded by one window of Panicum virgatum strain AP13 chromosome 7N, P.virgatum_v5, whole genome shotgun sequence:
- the LOC120681925 gene encoding oxygen-dependent coproporphyrinogen-III oxidase, chloroplastic, protein MASSLLSTPSRTLAPAPAPAGLRGRAPAQVHLPRGCPAPRRSSALRVRASVAIEKETPESEPPPTFLREDGRGAGSGSVRERFEAMIRRVQGEVCAALEEADGSGARFVEDVWSRPGGGGGISRVLEDGRVFEKAGVNVSVVYGVMPPDAYRAAKGEAGKNGAADAQKAGPVPFFAAGISSVLHPKNPFAPTLHFNYRYFETDAPKDAPGAPRQWWFGGGTDLTPSYIIEEDVKHFHSVQKQACDKFDPGFHPRFKKWCDDYFYIKHRNERRGLGGIFFDDLNDYDQEMLLSFATECADSVLPAYIPIIERRKDTPFTEEHKAWQQLRRGRYVEFNLVYDRGTTFGLKTGGRIESILVSLPLTARWQYDHKPEEGTEEWKLLDACINPKDWI, encoded by the exons ATGGCGTCGTCCCTCCTCTCCACCCCGTCCCGAACCCTAGCGCCCGCCCCGGCCCCCGCGGGGCTCCGCGGGAGGGCGCCGGCCCAGGTGCACCTCCCGCGCGGGTGCCCTGCGCCCCGCCGCAGCAGCGCGCTCCGCGTGCGCGCGTCGGTGGCGATCGAGAAGGAGACGCCCGAGAGCGAGCCGCCCCCGACGTTCCTGCGCGAggacgggcgcggcgcggggtcCGGGTCCGTGCGGGAGCGGTTCGAGGCCATGATCCGGAGGGTGCAGGGGGAGGTCTGCGCCGCGCTGGAGGAGGccgacggcagcggcgcgcggttCGTCGAGGACGTGTGGTCGcgccccggcggcgggggcggcatcAGCCGGGTGCTCGAGGACGGCCGCGTCTTCGAGAAGGCCGGGGTCAATGTGTCCGTGGTGTACGGGGTCATGCCGCCGGATGCGTACCGCGCGGCCAAGGGGGAGGCCGGGAAGAATGGTGCCGCGGATGCGCAGAAGGCTGGCCCCGTACCCTTTTTCGCCGCGGGGATTAGCTCG GTGCTCCATCCCAAGAATCCGTTTGCTCCGACATTGCATTTTAACTACCGTTATTTTGAGACAGATGCACCAAAAG ATGCTCCTGGTGCACCAAGACAATGGTGGTTCGGGGGTGGTACTGACTTGACTCCTTCATACATCATTGAAGAGGATGTGAAGCATTTCCATTCT GTTCAAAAACAAGCATGCGATAAATTTGATCCAGGTTTTCACCCAAGATTCAAAAAGTGGTGTGATGATTATTTCTATATTAAG CATCGTAATGAGAGACGTGGGCTTGGTGGAATATTTTTTGATGATCTTAATGATTATGATCAAGAAATGCTTCTCAGCTTTGCGACAG AATGTGCGGACTCTGTACTTCCTGCATACATACCAATCATAGAGCGGCGTAAGGACACTCCATTCACCGAGGAGCACAAGGCATGGCAGCAACTGCGAAGAGGTCGTTATGTGGAGTTCAACCTT GTCTATGATCGTGGTACCACATTCGGCCTAAAGACTGGAGGAAGGATTGAGAGCATACTCGTGTCTCTTCCACTTACAGCACGATGGCAATATGATCAT AAACCAGAAGAAGGGACTGAAGAATGGAAACTTCTCGACGCATGCATAAACCCAAAGGATTGGATCTGA